The Chitinophaga sp. Cy-1792 genome contains the following window.
CTTTCACAAGGATCAGTATTCCAGCGAAGAAGATCATGGCGCCTTCAAAACCTATGCTGAAGAATTCTACTTTACCATGGCCGTAAGGATGGTTTTCATCTTTGGGTTTACCGGCAAGATAAATACTGTAACTGGCAAAACCACCTGCAACAACGTTGATAATGGATTCAAGGGCATCAGATAATATAGCAACGGAATGGGTCATGCCATATGCGAGGAATTTCAGGGCAGTAAGCAGAAAGCTCACCACTAATGAAATCAGGATGACACGTAACTCTCTTTTTAGCAATGGTTCAGATTTTATGCAAATGTAAACAGCGAAGGTAAACAAATTGTTATATCCGATTTTTCTGCATCACAATTCTTTCGAAATCTCCGATCTTAATATATGCATTTACGTTAGATTATTAATCAGGACAAATTTAGTTATGGAAGACAAACATGCGATTACAGAAGAAATTTTTTCGCTGTACGAACAACACGGACATCACGCTTACGGAGAGGATGTCACCATGCTGATGCATATGATGCAGGCCGCGCTGATAGCGGAACGCACCGGCTTCAGCGACGAGATGGTGCTGGCAGCATTTCTGCACGACATAGGCCATTTCTTTGAAGGCGAAGACCAGATGGAAGGCTATGGAACGATGGCACATGATGAACTGGGGCAGCGTTTCCTGCGTGAACGCGGATTCCCCGAGCAGCTGGTAAAGTTGGTGGGCAGTCACGTGCAGGCCAAGCGTTACCTGACTTTTTCGGACAGTGCCTATTACGATACCTTATCAGAAACCAGCAAGAAAACGTTGGAATACCAGGGCGGTCCCATGACCGAAGGAGAAGCAGCGGAGTTCCATGCGGACCCGTTGTTTCATCAGTATATTCAGCTGCGTATATGGGATGATATGGGTAAGGAAACGGAGATGGCAGTTACCCCGGAAGATATTGCGCGTATGAAAGCGCGTATGCATCAGTACCTGAGCGTACAGCAATAATTAAAGCCACCAGGCTTTTGACCTGGTGGCTACTTATAATATTAAACCCGAAACCCTTATTGAGCGTCGCCTTCAGGTTTGCTTTCTGCAACTTTAGGCGCTTCTTTATTCTCTTTAGGTTCTTTAGGGGCTTTGTCTTTTTTCTTGGCTGTTTTAGGCGCGAAGATGGCGATCATACGCTTACCTTCCATGGTAGGCATACCTTCGAGGCCACCTACTTCTGCCAGTCTTTCAGCGAATTTCAGGAGGATCAGCTCACCACGTTCCTTGAACATGATAGCACGACCTTTAAACTGCACGTAAGTTTTCACCTTGTTACCGTCTTTCAGGAATTTCTCTGCGTGTTTAGCTTTGAAATCGAAATCATGATCATCGGTATTCGGTGTAAAGCGAATTTCCTTCACTTCACTTTTGTGCGCGTTTGCCTTCATTTCCTTTTCCTTCTTCTTCTTTTCGTAGAGGAATTTGTTATAGTCAATGATACGGCAAACTGGGGGTACTGCATTTGGGGAAATTTCCACCAGGTCCAATTGTTGCTCTTCTGCCATACGCAGCGCATCCTCGGTCCTGTAAACACCTACCTCAACGTTCTCGCCTACAAGTCTAACCTCAGGCACACGGATCATCCGGTTGGTGCGGTGTTCTTGTTGTTGCTCTCTGCGGAAGTTAGGGTTTCTACCCCGGTTGTTGTTGTTAAAACTTGGTTTGGGTCTGTTTTGCATTAAAAAAATAAAAGTTAAATAATTAATTGCCCGGTGTCCATGGTCCACAAAGATAATCCATGGACCAGAAACAATTTTTTGCAAATTTAATGTGAAAATCTTTAGCAATAAACATACCTGAAAATGGTAATGTTCACCTGCCTATATCATTTTTTCCCACATCTGTGAACGATTATTCGAACGGTTTCCTGTTTACCACTTCTTCATTCACAAGACTGATAAACTGATCGGGGTTCATGGTACCCAGATCACCTTTAGCCTGGCGGCGAACAGCAACGAGATTATCTGCTGCCTCTTTTTCACCTAATACCAGCATGTAAGGGATCTTGGCCAACTCTGCCTCACGGATCTTTTTACCTATTTTTTCGCTTCTGTCGTCGATCTCAGCACGAATGTCTGCTTTTTTCAGCAATTCTGCCACTTTTTCCGCGTACTCCTGACTCTTGTCAGAGATTGGCAGGATTTTCACCTGGGTAGGTGCCAGCCACAGCGGGAATTTACCACCACAGTGTTCGATCAGTACGGCGATGAAACGTTCCAGTGAACCGAAAGGTGCACGGTGAATCATTACCGGACGATGTTTGGCGTTATCAGCACCGATGTATTCCA
Protein-coding sequences here:
- the infC gene encoding translation initiation factor IF-3, with the translated sequence MQNRPKPSFNNNNRGRNPNFRREQQQEHRTNRMIRVPEVRLVGENVEVGVYRTEDALRMAEEQQLDLVEISPNAVPPVCRIIDYNKFLYEKKKKEKEMKANAHKSEVKEIRFTPNTDDHDFDFKAKHAEKFLKDGNKVKTYVQFKGRAIMFKERGELILLKFAERLAEVGGLEGMPTMEGKRMIAIFAPKTAKKKDKAPKEPKENKEAPKVAESKPEGDAQ
- a CDS encoding HD domain-containing protein, which translates into the protein MEDKHAITEEIFSLYEQHGHHAYGEDVTMLMHMMQAALIAERTGFSDEMVLAAFLHDIGHFFEGEDQMEGYGTMAHDELGQRFLRERGFPEQLVKLVGSHVQAKRYLTFSDSAYYDTLSETSKKTLEYQGGPMTEGEAAEFHADPLFHQYIQLRIWDDMGKETEMAVTPEDIARMKARMHQYLSVQQ